The nucleotide window CACACCATTCCTCCTCTCCTTAAATCTctattttcggccgggcgcggtggctcacgcttgtaatcccagcactttgggaggctgaggcgggcggatcacgaggtcaggagatcgagatcacggtgaaaccccgtctctactaaaaatacaaaaaaattagccgggcgtggtggcgggcgcccgtagtcccagctactcggagaggctgaggcaggagaatggcgtgaacccgggaggcggagcttgcagtgagccgagattacgccactgcactccagcctgggagacagagcaagactctgtctcaaaaaaaaaaaaaaaaatctctattttccTTCCCCAAAGCCGGTAACTTTGCTTCTCACCCTGACCCTGTGCTTTCCTTCCCGTCATTGCGAAAGAACGGTCCTTGCTTCTGTGCCAATCCCAAACCCTTTTGCCCTCAGATCTTCCTGTCCTTCCCTGGCCCTGCTCTGTACTGGCTGTGGGATGGGGGTGGAACTGACCCCTGGGGTCTGCATTTCTCAGGCTCCCAGGGCGGTGGCTGACTTTGGCCAATGGGAGGCAAGGAAGGGAGACTGAGAGCTTGGGAGTAATGGAGAGAGGTATGTTTCTTCTCCTTACTCCCTGCCTTGGGTGGCACCTTGGGCAGGACTCTGTTTGGCCTATGGCCTCAGCTCCCaccagatgcctgtagtccctgggCTCAGGAAATAGACAACCTCCTTCCACTATCGCTGTAGCCCAAGGAgggaagtattttctttctttctttcttcctttctttctttctttcttctttctttctttctttctctttctttctttttctttcttctttctttctttctctttctctgtctctctctctctttctttttctttctttctttcctttcttttttttttttcagagtctcactcttgttgcccgggctggagtgcagtggtgcgatcttagctcactgccacctctgcctcccgggttcaagtgattctcctgcctcagcctccagggcatgccactattcccagctaatttttgtatttttggtagagacagggttttgccgtgttgaccaggctggtcttgaacttctgacctcaaatgacctgcctgcctcggcctcccaaagtgctgggattacaggcatgagccactgcgcctggccaagggaAATATTTTCTTGCTATTGCTAATCTCTGGGTTACCTCGCTATCCCCCATGTGGCTTCACTTCTCCTCAATCACCTGTATGAGGAATTCCCTCTGTGTTAAATATCTGGAGAAGTTTCCTGATTGGACCCTGGCTGTTGCAGCTTCCAAGGTGACCTCTCTTTGTGGCCCGTATCCTTTTCCCATGCATCTTCTCCAGGACTTCCATTCTGCAGTTATCTCTCTGAACCCAGTGTCTTCTTCCCATCAGTATAGCGGTGGACTTTAGTATCCCCTATGTTTAGGCAACATCTCTCCTTTGACTCTGCGTCCTCTCCAGCAGTTGCCCTTCTCTGCTCTTCTTCACAATAACACCTCCTGAAAGGGCCACCCATGCCTGCCCGCTCCTTTCCtcaccgccccccccccccgcaCCCCGTGGCTGGACTTCTGTTCCTACACTCCACCTTTGTTGACAAAGTCACTGATTACTTCTCTATTTTCAGCTTACTTGACCCTTAATTGCCTTCAAAAATGGCTGACTGGgccatgcatgtaatcccagcacttcaggaggccacggcaggaagatcacttgagcccatgagtttaagaccagcctgcctgggcaacatagtgagaccctatctacaaaaaatagaaaaattagccgggtgtggtgacttaatgcctgtggtcccggctaaaggaagcagaggtgggaggacggcttgagtccaggagggtgagactgcagtgagccatgatcgcgccactgcactccagcctgcacaacagaagGAGGccctttctttaaaacaaaatggtTGACCACCCCTTCTTTGAAATGCTTTTTTCTCGGGGCTGCCATGCCCTGCCTTATCCTGTTTCTTCCTACTTCTCTGGTTGTGCTTTTTCCTCTGCTCAATATTTAACACGTTGGTATGACCCTGGCTCTGGCCTGGGCCCCCTTCTCTATCTACATGTTTTCTCTCGACTACCTCCATCGGTTGCATGGGTTTAACTACCAAATCTGTGTTTCCAGCTCTGACACCCCAGGCTAAAGTAGCCACCTGGTCACTCCCTATTACATTAGTCAATTTCATTTCTCTGTACCACCTATGATTttcctgatttatttattcactttttattgtctgtcttccccagtaaaataaaaacttcttgaGAAGGGGCTTCATCGGTCTGCCTCTGTTCTATCCCAGGCCCTCAAAACAAGGACCagatgttcaacaaatatttatcgaatGCATACATGAATTAAAACTCTAATTGGTTGTATGCTGgtggtttattattttcatggaGGAAGTGACTTGTAGGCTGTGACACTCAGTTTTTGTCTCTGATGCTTTGTTGCCCTGTTCTGTCACTGAGGGCTGTCGTCATTGCTCTGGCCATTTTGTGCTCTTTGAATTTCTAATCATCACACTCAACCCAGAAGGCAGCCTTACCTTTCAGCACTCTTCAGCTGAATGAATGCAAGTTGGAGGCAGGGTAATTTTTTGATAGGAAATTGAATGTTTATATGCTGGTATATATAAAGCTTAGCTTTTTACAAAGAATTTCTCAAAAGTGAGCTTTGTTGAAGCACTGTAAATTATTAGAACTTTTATGGAAATTTCAATTTAGGAAAAAATGTCATCTGTCTGGGCTGACTTAGTTGTTAGTTgtttgtcctttcttttttttggtggagggtatggagttttgctcttgtaacccaggctggagtgcagtggcgcgatctcggctcactgcaacctccgcctcctgggttcaagcgattctctcacctcagcctcccaagtagctgggattacaggcgtgcaccaccatgcctggctaatttttgtatttttagtagagaaggggttgcactatgttggtcaggctggttttgaactcctgacctcaagtgatcacccaccttggccttccaaagtgcttggattacagacatgagccaccacacccggccaagaggacttcttttaaaaatgatttcttgggctgggtgcggtggcccacacctgtaatcccagcactttgggaagctgaggtgggtggttcacaaggtcaggagtttgagaccagcctggccaatatggtgaaactccatctctactaaaaatacaaaaattagccaggcatggtggcgcacccctattgtcccagctacttggggggctgaggcaggaggatcacttgaactcgggaggtggagattgtagtgagttgagatggcaccactgcactccagcctgggcgacagagcaagactgcctccaaaaataaaaattaaataaaaataaaaatgatttcttaagtaaatttcaaatatagAATGTATATGCTAGGGATAACAAAATTAACACTGTTTATTCGAGTCTGCAATAGGTAAACGTGGAGCTGATAGGTGCAATAATTATAGGCAAACACATAGGAACATTTGAcctgtttttttgttggttttaaagCATTGAATAATTGGGAAGCTTTTAAATCTCTTAATTTGAGCAACTAGATGGCTGTATTTATCTCCTTATcttaaaaaaactattataattaTCTTTCCCACATATCAAActctactggttttttttttttcccatttttctttcataCTTCAGAAAGACAAGAATCCAGGACTTGAATCGTATCTTCCCGCTTTCTGAGGACTATTCTGGATCAGGCTCCGGCTCCGGCTCTGGATCAGGATCTGGGAGTGGCTTCCTAACTGAAATGGAACAGGATTACCAACTAGTAGATGAAAGTGATGCTTTCCATGACAACCTTAGGTCTCTTGACAGGAATCTGCCCTCAGACAGCCAGGACTTGGGTCAACATGGATTAGAAGAGGATTTTATGTTATAAAAGAGGATTTTCCCACCTTGACACCAGGCAATGTAGTTAGCATATTTTGTGTAGCAAGGTTAAATGATTAATCTTGGGACAAagaattttatagaaatttttaaacatcTGAAAAAGAAGCTTAAGTTTTATCATCCTTTTTTTCTCATGAATTCTTAAAGGATTATGCTTTAATGCTGTTATCTATCTTACTGTTCTTGAAAATATCTGCATTTTTTGGTATCATGTTCAACCAACATCATTATGAAATTAATTAAGATTCCCATGGCCATAAAATGgctttaaagaatatatttttttaaaaaaatagcttgaGAAGCAAATTGGCAGGTAATATTTCATACCTAAATTAAGAATCTGACTTGGATTGTGAATTATAGATATGCcccttttcttataaaaacaaaacaaaaaaataataaaacgcAGTGAATTTGTAGAGTGGGGGTATTTGACATATTTTACAGTGTGGAGTGTACTATATACTATTACCTTTGAATGTGTTTGCAGAGCTAGTGGACGTGTTTGTCTACAAGTATGATTGCTGTTACATAACACCCCAAATTAACTCCCAAATTAAAGCACAGTTGTGCTCTCAATACTTCATACTGCTTTACCTTTTTTTCCTGGAtatctatgtattttcaaatgttaCTATATATTAAAGCAGAAATATAACCAAAGGTTAAGCTGTCTCGCATCTGTTGTTCTAAACCCAGGAAATAGTTATTTTTGCCCAGACGCTTCTCTAGAAGTCTTATCAACGAAACAACTTTAAATATTCTACAGTAAACACAAATTTTGTAACCAGAATCAAATCATACTAACTAGCAAATGAAGAAAGCAATGATGCCTTAGCAAGAGGGTTATATATCTCAAAGCACTTCCTCACCTGAAAGATAGTTCCATCTCTGTTCCCCTTAGTTCTGAAAAGCCCCCTTGCATCACCATCCTGGATTCTGTTCTGCACTGTCCAGATCCCAGCTTCAGCACTGAGTACTTACTCAAATTAATCTCCTGTGGACAGAGccaccttgcccaaggtcatgaacTCAGAAGAGTGATACAGATTCAAAACTCCCCACAGGGTCAGCTCAGGTTTTGCTGGGACTACTTTGTAGCTCAATTTCTTCTTTACCCagttttacttccttccttccgcTCATAGGTGTCTATCCTGAGAGTGCTGCCTTAGAAATTTTCTGCTAGTTTCCACCTCAGAATTTGCTTCTTGGAGAACACAATTTGTGACAGGTTGTGCCAGGAGGGATAGGAAATGAATGCTAAGATGGGATTTGGGAGCTAGATTGCCTGCTGCCTGGCTGGCAATGAGGACTCCATCCTTGGCCACAGATGAGCACAGGCACAAGATAGCAGTGCAATTGTTAAAACTTTCACTGGTGATGAACCGAGATGGTATACCAGCGGAAGGGAGTGCACCAGGGTGTGATGTACTAGGCGTCTGAGAAATGTTGGCAAGTAGTAATAATAAAGACAGTGGTATTGGTTGGCTATTACTGGACTTAATTAATGCTTTTGAAAAAGACAATGAAAGGCTAAGGATGATTAATTAAAGGCTAAATGTGAAAACCACTGGGCCTCCTTGGCAGCATATTAAGAAATTCTCTTCTGTAATAGAAGGACTCAAAAAGCTGAGGACCAGGCCCAGGACTTATGAGAATAGcagatggctgggcgtggtggctcacgcctgcaatcccaatgctttggagggctgaggcagctggatcacctgaggtcaggagtttgagatcagcctggccaacatggtgaaactctgtctctactaaaaatacaaaaattagccaggcgtggtggcagccatctataatcccagctacttgggaggctgaagcaggagaattgcttgaacctgggaagttcaaacctgggaggttgcagtgagccgaaatcatgtcactgcaatccagcctgggtgacagagggagactccatctcaaaaaaaaagaaaaaaaaaagcagagttccAAGAATATTAAATTGTCAGCTTAGCCCAGTCTGTTATGCAAGCTCAGAGTCCTTACTGGGGAAAAATGGGACCCTGAGAGATGGAGACATCTGGGCTGATACATTCAAGTTTGAAATCCTCAGATTCCTTTGAACCTCTGAATCTACAGAAGAGTCCCATGCTTTAAGGACCaatgctggccaggtgtggtggctcatgcttgtaatcccagcactttgggaggctgaggcaggcagatcacttgaggtcaggagttcaagaccagcctggccaacatagtgaaaccctgtctctactaaaaatacaaaaattagctggttgtggtggcgagcacctgtaatcctactcggcaggctgaggtatgagaatcacttgaacctgggaggtggagtttgcaatgagccgagattacgccactgcactccagcctaggtgacagagcgagactgtctcaaaaaaaaaaaaaagacagcaatcaaaaaacaaaaagctaatgCTTTCCTGTTGAAGACAATCAAGAGGCCTCTACCCTTAAAGACAACACTCACCCTCCTTCAAGATCTGTCCCCACCTCCCTTCCTAGACAGCAGATAAATATCAAAGTTAAGTCAACAGGGAAGTTTTGGGCTTGCTCAGGAGGAAAGGTAAAATACTCTGAAAGTTCTGTAGAATTTAGCTAACGTGGACCTTAAAAGCTGAGAGGGTGTCTATAAGACTTAACTCTGGAAGTCCTTGGTCCAGAGACAGAGATAGAACACAAAGTTGGATAAGGGAGTGTTTAGCAATGTGAGTGTACCCTCCTGGGATACAGGTTTTAATGCCCTGGCAAGAACCCTGGGAGAAGGTGTTGAGACTCTGCTAAAATGGCTCTTAGACACTTAGAGAAAACCCACACTTAAGTGAAGTGGAAATACTGGAATTGTCATGCCAGGCAGTGGAAAAAGGGGTCAACAGGATTAAGGAAATGCATGTGATAGAATGAACGGACTATGTAAGCCTTGCAAACCCACCAGATGACTGTCTTGCAGGAAGGCCAAAGCAATAAAGAATAGCCTGGTGAGAGCAATCAGCACCTCTGAGCCATCTGCAGTGGCTCTCCTCTGAAGGGCAGGGCTGATGTTGTTACATAACTGGTCTTATTGATAGCAGTGGGAATAATGGGaaccaaaataataaaggccaggtGGTAGTGCTCAACCATCAGAAGCCAAGAGGtgcagttacctttttttttttatttttggaaacacagtctcactctgttgcccaggctggagtgcagtggcgcaatctcagctcactgcaacctccgccgcccgggttcaagcaattctcctgcctcagcctcctgagtagcttggactacaggcacacactgccacacctggctaatttttttttttttttttttgtattttagtagagatggggtttcactgtgttgcccaggctggtgtcgaactcctgagctcaggcaatttgcctgccttggactcccaaagtgctaggattacaggcatgagccaccgtgctcagccaagAAGCCAAGAGGTGTGGTTATCTTAATGAGCAACAAGGTCAGAGATGTATCCAGGGGAGCCTGATGGGCACTGAGATAGGAGACGGCATCTCTAGAGGCAATGTAGTTGCACAGCCAGCAAAAGTATTGCTCAATCTATTGTATTAAGCAGGGTttgccagagagacagaaccactAGGGCATCTATGTAGATATATGAGAGGAGGTTTATTAGGGCAATTGGCTCATGTGATGGTggaggccatctgcaagctggagaaccaaggAAGCTGGTAGCAtagctcagtccaagtccaaaggccttgGACCAGGGATCCAGGGATGTGGCAGATCTTCCCCACTTGGTCTACCAACTCACACTGTAATCTCCTGAGGAAATAActtcacagatacacccagaaataatgctttacctgCTATCTAGGTATCCCTTAATCCAGtgaagttgacacctaaaattaatcaCCACATTATTCAACCAGAAAGATCAACATGGTCAGGAGGCATAGGGCAATTGCATCAGTAAAAAAGCACTatggtggctgggcgtggtggctcacgcctgtagtcccagcactttgggaggccaatgtgggtggatcacgagatcaggagttcaagaccagcctgaccaacatggtgaaacccccatgtctactaaaaatacaaaaattagctgggtatggtggcacgtgcctgtaatcccagctactcaggaggctgaggcaggagaatcacttgaacctgggaggtggaggttgcaatgagccgagatcacgccattgcactgcaccctgggcaacagagtgagactctgtctccaaaaaaaataaaaacacgatAGCTTTAACCAGTTTTCTTATCTGAGTCAGTTTTCAGATCTGGAACCCACTGACTAAGAGAGAAACTAGTTCCTCTGGAAAAAGAACCCCGTGAGATTGCGGCAAGTATATGTAGTGATGATTCCTCTAACGCTTAGTCGAAGGGATCTATGGGCATTTTCTCAGGTACCATATATTGGGGAAAAGGGGGATATTCAAACATTTCAGGAACAGTCAGTCACAGGATCTGAGTTGATTTTGAAACAGAGATCCAAAACATCACCCAAGACATCACCATGGCCTCCTTTTTAGTGGGGGCACACGGTGGAATCGTCACCCAGGTCTGGCTCACAGTGGCCATTTTTCCAGTATCTGAATGTACCATTAGAATGGACTTACTTGGTAGTTAGTACAACCTCCACACTGGTCTCTCGATCTGTGTGATAGAAGCTATTGTGATGGAAAAGACCAGGTGGAAACTTCTGAAGCCACCCCTCCCACCATCTACCAATAAATCAAAAACCATATTTCATCCTAAGGGGAATGTCAGTGATTAGCAGcacctttaaaaacaaagaatgtggccgggcacagtggctcaggcctgtaatcccagcactttgggaggccgaggaaggtggattacgaggtcaggagttcaagaccagcttggccaagatggtgaaaccctgtctctactaaaaatacaaaaattagccgggcgtggtggcagccttctataatcccagctactgaggacgctaaggcaggagaatcgcttgaacccagcggatggaggttgcagtgagctgagatcaagccactgcactcgagcctgggcgacagagtgagactctgtcatgaaaaaacaaaaacaaaaacaaaacaaaacaaaaaacaaagaacgcAGGAATACTGGTCCCCAATGCACCTCCATTTAATTTACCAGTCTGGGCCTCACAAAAAGCAAATGGAGAGTGCCAGTGGACTATTACAAATTCAACCGAGTACAGAGGGTCCCCAACTTACAATGATTTGACTTAATGATTCTTTGACTTTATGATAGTGTGAAAGTgacacacattcagtagaaactaaaTTTCAGTTTTTGAATTTTGACATTTTCCCAGGTTAGTGATATGCGGTGTGATGCTCTCTG belongs to Symphalangus syndactylus isolate Jambi chromosome 4, NHGRI_mSymSyn1-v2.1_pri, whole genome shotgun sequence and includes:
- the SRGN gene encoding serglycin — translated: MMQKLLKCSRLVLALALILVLESSVQGYPMQRARYQWVRCNPDSNSANCLEEKGPMFELLPGESNKISRLRTDLFPKTRIQDLNRIFPLSEDYSGSGSGSGSGSGSGSGFLTEMEQDYQLVDESDAFHDNLRSLDRNLPSDSQDLGQHGLEEDFML